A genomic window from Shewanella vesiculosa includes:
- a CDS encoding YdcH family protein codes for MLGESHALLVDFPEYQDKILMLTATDTEFAEDAKQYHNLDTEIRKLELRNSPTSDDFMHQAKLDRTVLKDKLYQQFTQA; via the coding sequence ATGTTAGGTGAAAGCCATGCGTTATTAGTTGATTTTCCTGAGTATCAAGACAAGATTTTGATGTTAACCGCCACTGATACTGAGTTTGCAGAAGATGCAAAGCAGTACCATAATTTAGATACTGAAATTCGTAAGCTGGAGTTACGCAACTCTCCAACAAGTGATGACTTTATGCATCAAGCCAAGCTTGACCGAACCGTGCTCAAAGACAAGCTTTACCAGCAGTTTACGCAAGCTTAA
- a CDS encoding alpha/beta hydrolase-fold protein codes for MLEFYKEGTMLTTGTKRYFKWPLIWINRITRYTLLLSFFSIGAVSATEVWPQLNTETLSVSSTLFSDPADFVVTLPNGYTKQTDKRYVVLFDLHPRSHLYLSGMHDWMSHNGGWPWLETIIVTAPDGHQGLGKLKKQAIEQRGDQALLDFFEQDLLPAIDKRYRTNGFRIFNGFTGNAGLVLYSLINRPSLFNAYIAASPVLSKEFAYVLSDAPKKLQSMKNQARFLFVSTSDSDFEQRQLDSFATLENTIQTHANSKLNYQIKRFDGSYYMTQPILATALGIEMIFNDVHSVLAADSEVSQQGTKAILAYYKHLSDDVYGFDVPAIDSLLALADSLPPEQAISVYQDTINAYPKADSAYHSLASVYAAAGDIDQAIAFEKQALANTDHPFYQSKYTQQLAEYQAQ; via the coding sequence ATGCTCGAGTTTTACAAGGAAGGCACCATGCTTACAACAGGGACAAAACGTTATTTCAAATGGCCGCTCATTTGGATTAACCGTATAACGAGATACACGCTATTACTGAGTTTTTTCTCCATAGGCGCGGTGTCTGCCACTGAGGTATGGCCGCAACTTAACACTGAAACCCTGAGTGTCAGTTCCACTCTATTTAGTGACCCAGCTGACTTTGTGGTGACCTTGCCAAACGGTTATACCAAGCAAACCGATAAGCGTTATGTGGTGTTATTTGACTTACATCCACGTAGCCATTTGTATTTGTCGGGAATGCACGATTGGATGAGCCATAATGGCGGATGGCCGTGGTTAGAGACTATCATTGTCACCGCGCCAGATGGTCATCAAGGGCTAGGCAAGTTGAAAAAGCAGGCCATTGAACAACGAGGCGACCAAGCTTTACTGGATTTTTTTGAGCAAGACTTATTGCCAGCGATAGATAAACGTTATCGTACCAATGGCTTTCGTATTTTTAATGGTTTTACTGGCAATGCGGGTTTAGTGCTATATAGCCTCATCAATCGTCCTAGTCTGTTTAATGCGTATATTGCTGCTAGTCCGGTACTTTCTAAAGAGTTTGCTTATGTGTTAAGCGATGCGCCCAAAAAGCTGCAAAGCATGAAAAACCAGGCGCGATTTTTATTCGTGAGCACCAGCGACAGCGACTTTGAGCAAAGGCAGCTCGACTCGTTTGCGACGCTTGAAAATACTATTCAGACCCATGCCAATAGCAAATTGAATTATCAAATAAAGCGCTTTGATGGCAGCTATTATATGACTCAACCTATTTTGGCGACGGCATTGGGTATTGAGATGATATTTAATGATGTGCATAGCGTATTAGCGGCAGACTCTGAGGTGTCACAACAAGGTACTAAGGCGATTCTAGCCTATTACAAGCACCTTTCAGATGACGTTTATGGCTTTGATGTACCTGCGATTGATTCGCTGCTAGCGTTGGCTGATAGTTTACCTCCGGAGCAAGCCATTAGTGTATATCAAGACACGATTAACGCTTACCCAAAAGCTGACTCCGCTTATCATTCGTTAGCCAGTGTTTATGCAGCAGCAGGTGACATTGACCAAGCAATCGCTTTTGAAAAACAAGCGCTCGCCAATACTGATCATCCGTTTTATCAAAGTAAATACACTCAGCAATTAGCTGAATATCAAGCGCAGTAA
- a CDS encoding thioesterase family protein: protein MNDFLAQHSISTDIQVAWGEMDALQHVNNSVYFKYFETARLDFFNQINLLGDIKTTGVGPVLSETNARFKRPLTFPDAIIVGVKISDITQDRFVMHYTVFSKAQQAVTTIGWAKVVMFNFKTNQKAKLTPELLAALKLHE from the coding sequence ATGAATGACTTTTTAGCTCAACATTCTATCAGCACAGACATTCAAGTAGCATGGGGTGAAATGGATGCTCTACAACACGTTAATAACTCAGTATATTTTAAGTACTTTGAAACCGCGCGTCTCGATTTCTTTAATCAAATTAACCTACTAGGCGATATAAAAACCACTGGAGTAGGCCCAGTATTAAGCGAAACCAATGCCCGCTTTAAGCGCCCACTGACCTTTCCTGACGCTATCATTGTTGGCGTAAAAATAAGTGACATCACTCAAGACCGCTTTGTGATGCATTACACAGTGTTCAGTAAAGCACAGCAAGCTGTTACGACTATCGGCTGGGCAAAAGTGGTGATGTTTAACTTCAAAACAAACCAAAAAGCCAAATTAACCCCAGAATTACTTGCCGCATTGAAGCTGCATGAATAA
- a CDS encoding DUF885 family protein: protein MHPLVTSFGAKLNTAKVAGSDALISSAAELVETKYYAATRQLINALEAVRPKATHEAGIGRLPQGAKLYQTLIQHLGNSTKTADDIHQLGLAEVARITLEMDGLLKEVGYVDGTVGERMQVLLNDPQYLYPNTPEGKQQLMADIDADLALVDAKLPDWFGRLPDQDVAIEAVPDSRAASTSGAFYDAPSQDGSRKGTFWISLYDTASLPSYSLQTLTYHETNPGHHLQTIIGLSDELPLLSTVFYSNAAGEGWALYAERLAAEMGIYANDPIDNIGRLQSELHRAVRLVVDTGMHAKGWSREKAIDYAVATEGIHQSEATAEIERYTVWPGQALGYKLGELKIIELREKAKQVLGDKFDIKVFHDRLLENGALPLDLMEQKINQWLETAA from the coding sequence ATGCATCCTTTAGTTACCAGTTTTGGCGCTAAACTTAATACTGCAAAGGTTGCGGGTAGTGATGCGTTAATCAGCTCTGCCGCTGAACTGGTTGAAACTAAATACTATGCCGCAACTCGCCAACTAATCAATGCGTTAGAAGCCGTGCGTCCAAAAGCAACCCATGAAGCTGGCATTGGTCGTTTGCCTCAAGGGGCTAAGCTATATCAGACACTTATCCAACATTTAGGTAACTCAACTAAAACCGCCGATGACATTCATCAACTCGGTTTGGCCGAAGTGGCACGGATTACTCTCGAAATGGACGGACTACTTAAAGAGGTGGGTTATGTTGACGGTACTGTAGGTGAGCGCATGCAAGTATTGCTCAACGACCCACAATATCTTTACCCAAATACGCCAGAAGGTAAGCAACAACTAATGGCCGATATTGATGCCGACTTAGCCTTAGTTGATGCCAAATTACCAGACTGGTTTGGCCGTTTACCTGACCAAGATGTGGCCATTGAAGCGGTACCAGATAGTCGTGCGGCTTCAACTAGCGGTGCATTTTATGATGCTCCATCGCAAGATGGTTCACGCAAAGGCACGTTCTGGATCAGCTTGTATGATACAGCATCACTGCCATCTTATTCATTACAAACCTTGACCTACCACGAAACCAATCCAGGTCATCATTTACAAACCATTATTGGCTTGTCTGATGAATTGCCCCTGTTGAGTACCGTATTTTACTCCAATGCGGCTGGTGAAGGCTGGGCCTTGTACGCTGAACGCCTAGCTGCCGAAATGGGTATTTATGCTAATGACCCAATTGATAATATTGGTCGCTTACAATCTGAGCTACATCGTGCAGTACGTTTAGTGGTTGATACGGGCATGCACGCCAAAGGTTGGAGCCGTGAAAAAGCCATTGATTACGCGGTAGCGACTGAAGGTATTCATCAATCTGAAGCGACAGCTGAGATTGAACGTTACACAGTATGGCCGGGGCAAGCACTGGGTTATAAACTAGGTGAGCTAAAAATTATCGAACTTCGCGAAAAAGCCAAACAAGTTTTAGGTGATAAGTTCGATATTAAAGTGTTTCATGATCGTCTTTTAGAAAATGGTGCATTACCGTTGGATTTAATGGAACAGAAAATCAATCAGTGGCTTGAGACTGCTGCGTAA
- a CDS encoding amidohydrolase, which produces MKKGYLALSIALGFAGFSANSMAQTTLVHHVNGYTLVDGKLQTFNAIQFTDDKIDQLFSQNQTLPTATDITLIDGQGKTLLPGLIDAHGHVLNYGLSLLTADLTNTSSEQDAVARAQAFSKKNPTDGWLMGRGWNQELWGSKQFPSKESLDKAFSANPVSFGRVDGHAIWVNSKALALAGISANTVAPEGGEIVKDEQGNPTGVLIDNAMNLVFNIIPDLNQQQLESTLTLAMNSLASYGLTSVHDAGISIANIKAYQQLADKKAMSIRVNGMLSVEDPRFDTILKQGFITTADDMFKVDSVKISADGALGSRGAALIKEYSDQPGHKGLMLYSDEQLGKLILQSMKAGFQVNTHAIGDNANQVVLDKYQTAIAATDSKVLRHRIEHAQILDLADIPRFAQLGVIASIQATHATSDKNMAENRLGKARLAGAYAWRKLLNANAVIANGSDFPIESPNPFFGLHASVTRQDHVNQPLDGWLSSEKLSRIEALKSFTIDAAYAGHQEQLLGSLEPGKKADFILVEDDYFKINPQQIWQNNVIATWVNGHQVFAKE; this is translated from the coding sequence ATGAAAAAAGGGTATTTAGCGCTATCGATAGCATTGGGTTTTGCAGGTTTTAGCGCTAACAGCATGGCGCAAACCACACTGGTGCATCACGTTAATGGCTACACTCTCGTTGACGGCAAACTGCAAACCTTTAATGCGATTCAATTTACCGATGATAAAATTGATCAGTTATTTAGCCAAAATCAAACCTTACCCACGGCAACGGATATCACCTTAATTGATGGACAAGGTAAAACGCTGCTGCCTGGATTAATCGACGCCCATGGTCATGTACTGAATTACGGCTTGAGTCTGCTCACCGCTGATTTGACCAATACCAGTAGCGAGCAAGATGCTGTTGCGCGAGCTCAAGCATTCAGTAAAAAAAATCCCACCGATGGCTGGCTGATGGGTCGCGGTTGGAACCAAGAATTATGGGGCAGTAAGCAATTTCCCAGCAAAGAAAGCCTAGATAAAGCCTTTAGCGCTAACCCAGTGTCATTTGGTCGGGTAGATGGCCATGCTATTTGGGTGAATAGCAAAGCCCTAGCGCTAGCCGGTATTTCCGCCAACACAGTCGCGCCAGAAGGCGGGGAAATTGTTAAAGATGAGCAAGGTAATCCAACTGGCGTACTTATCGACAACGCAATGAACTTAGTGTTTAACATCATTCCAGACCTTAACCAGCAGCAACTTGAATCCACTTTAACGCTAGCGATGAACAGCCTTGCCTCTTACGGACTCACCAGCGTTCACGATGCTGGCATTAGCATTGCTAACATCAAAGCCTATCAGCAATTAGCCGATAAAAAAGCCATGAGCATTCGAGTCAATGGCATGCTGTCGGTAGAAGACCCACGCTTTGACACCATATTAAAACAAGGATTCATCACCACGGCTGACGATATGTTTAAAGTCGACAGCGTTAAAATATCAGCCGATGGCGCACTGGGCAGTCGCGGCGCTGCGTTAATCAAAGAATACTCAGATCAACCTGGCCATAAAGGCTTAATGCTTTACTCAGACGAGCAATTAGGCAAACTAATTTTACAGTCGATGAAAGCGGGATTTCAGGTCAACACCCACGCCATTGGCGATAATGCCAATCAAGTCGTACTCGATAAATACCAAACCGCGATTGCAGCCACAGACTCTAAAGTATTACGCCACCGCATTGAACACGCACAAATTCTCGATTTAGCCGATATACCGCGCTTTGCCCAACTTGGGGTTATCGCCTCAATTCAAGCAACACACGCTACCAGCGATAAAAACATGGCCGAAAATCGTTTAGGTAAAGCCCGTCTAGCCGGCGCTTATGCATGGCGAAAACTGTTAAATGCCAATGCCGTTATCGCCAACGGTTCAGACTTTCCCATCGAGTCACCTAACCCATTTTTTGGATTACATGCATCAGTTACCCGCCAAGATCATGTTAACCAGCCACTCGACGGCTGGCTCTCTAGCGAAAAACTATCACGCATCGAAGCACTCAAAAGCTTCACCATCGACGCCGCCTACGCGGGCCACCAAGAGCAATTATTAGGTTCATTAGAACCCGGTAAAAAAGCTGACTTTATCTTAGTCGAAGATGATTATTTTAAAATTAACCCACAACAGATTTGGCAAAACAACGTCATCGCCACCTGGGTCAACGGCCATCAGGTATTTGCAAAAGAGTAA
- the hutC gene encoding histidine utilization repressor: MVQAKFAQIKQFILSRIETGEWQENDRVPSENQLTELFACSRMTARRALTELVDSGVLERTQGVGTFVAGLKSQSSLLAIRNIADEIKDRGHGYSVQQLELKQIDASTAVANALGLEVGSPVFYSVLVHCEQGLPLQVEERYVNPLLVPNYLQQDFNLHTPHEYLSAVAPLTEAKHTVEAIMANELLQQRLAITASEPCLQILRRTWSRQGVVSFARLVHPGSKFKLGGHLTFAR, from the coding sequence ATGGTCCAAGCAAAGTTTGCCCAAATAAAACAATTCATTTTGAGCCGTATTGAAACGGGCGAATGGCAAGAAAACGATCGAGTGCCGTCTGAAAATCAGTTAACTGAATTGTTTGCCTGTAGCCGCATGACAGCAAGGCGGGCGTTAACTGAGCTGGTGGACTCGGGCGTGTTAGAGCGCACTCAAGGGGTTGGCACGTTTGTGGCGGGATTAAAGTCGCAATCGTCACTGTTGGCTATTCGTAATATTGCCGACGAGATAAAAGATCGCGGCCATGGCTATAGCGTTCAACAGCTGGAACTAAAACAAATAGATGCCTCAACCGCGGTTGCGAATGCGTTAGGACTTGAAGTCGGCAGCCCAGTATTTTATTCAGTATTAGTGCATTGCGAGCAAGGCTTACCACTGCAAGTTGAAGAGCGTTATGTGAATCCACTACTTGTACCTAATTACCTACAACAAGATTTTAACTTACATACACCCCATGAATATTTATCGGCGGTGGCGCCACTGACAGAGGCTAAACATACCGTTGAAGCCATTATGGCTAATGAGCTGTTGCAGCAACGTTTAGCTATTACGGCGAGTGAACCCTGTTTACAAATTTTACGTCGTACTTGGTCACGCCAAGGTGTGGTCAGTT
- the mtnC gene encoding acireductone synthase, translated as MSIRAIIVDTAGTTTDLNFIQDVLFPYSRKAMADFLEQNQHNVVVDYCISDVKDIALEPDASLERVIEILQQWIDEDRKLTPLKTLQGLIWKQGYNRVEFTGHIYPDFIESIERIKEKGIRIYSFSSGSVEAQKLLFSHTEAGDLTSSFNGHFDTRTGNKLDKQAYCNICNTISLKPKQILFVSDVAEELVAAEAAGMTTCQMLRFADQRQAKCKKVTSFSELTFD; from the coding sequence ATGAGCATTAGAGCTATTATCGTTGATACCGCCGGTACCACTACCGATCTTAACTTTATTCAGGATGTGTTATTTCCTTACTCAAGAAAGGCTATGGCTGATTTTCTTGAGCAAAACCAACATAACGTAGTCGTTGATTATTGTATTAGCGATGTTAAAGATATCGCCCTAGAACCCGATGCGTCACTTGAACGAGTCATCGAGATTTTACAGCAATGGATCGACGAAGATCGCAAACTTACGCCACTGAAAACCCTGCAGGGATTAATCTGGAAACAGGGTTATAACCGCGTTGAGTTTACTGGCCATATTTATCCAGACTTTATCGAGAGCATTGAGCGCATTAAAGAGAAAGGCATTCGTATTTACAGCTTCTCTTCTGGCTCTGTCGAAGCACAAAAACTGTTATTCAGCCACACCGAAGCAGGCGATTTAACCAGTTCGTTCAATGGTCACTTTGATACCCGAACAGGCAATAAGTTAGACAAACAAGCCTACTGCAATATTTGCAATACCATCAGCTTGAAGCCAAAGCAGATCTTATTTGTGTCAGACGTAGCAGAAGAACTTGTTGCTGCAGAAGCGGCGGGGATGACGACTTGCCAAATGCTCCGTTTTGCCGATCAACGTCAAGCTAAGTGTAAAAAAGTAACTAGCTTTAGTGAGCTAACCTTCGATTAA
- a CDS encoding DUF885 family protein: protein MKKIIPAIIISLLATACSDPSTANNNSKTASDQTGNSATKLSLKQQVESITRDYFLLRPEIATYYGVSDASINAKVMSKLTDYSPSGETHRRKGLKAILSQLNSIDTSSLSDSEKISLSAIKSEVKGALLPAQTVNYGTVLGEYGVWFLPYSVNHLSGLQIEFPGYMEDKFAVTNTDEANAYLNRLSMYPAAMGTLVDKLNHDADIGVIPPRFCY, encoded by the coding sequence ATGAAAAAAATTATCCCTGCCATCATTATAAGTCTGCTTGCCACCGCTTGTTCTGATCCCAGCACAGCTAATAACAACTCAAAAACAGCCAGCGACCAAACAGGTAACTCAGCGACCAAGCTAAGCCTTAAACAACAAGTAGAGTCGATCACGAGAGATTACTTTTTACTTAGACCAGAAATTGCCACTTACTATGGCGTGAGCGATGCCAGTATCAACGCCAAAGTGATGTCTAAACTCACCGACTACAGCCCATCTGGTGAAACTCACCGTCGAAAAGGCCTTAAGGCAATACTGAGTCAACTGAACAGTATTGATACCTCAAGCCTTAGCGATTCAGAGAAAATAAGCTTGAGCGCGATAAAATCGGAAGTAAAAGGCGCATTGCTGCCGGCTCAAACAGTGAATTATGGCACAGTATTAGGCGAATATGGTGTGTGGTTTTTACCCTACTCCGTCAACCACCTATCGGGTTTACAAATTGAATTTCCGGGTTATATGGAAGACAAATTTGCCGTAACCAATACCGATGAAGCGAACGCCTATTTAAACCGTTTAAGCATGTACCCTGCAGCAATGGGCACGCTTGTCGATAAGCTTAACCATGATGCCGATATAGGCGTCATTCCCCCCCGATTTTGTTATTGA
- a CDS encoding thioesterase family protein — translation MTDTQFSMTLKPRFCETDALGHINNTVIPVWFEAAREPIFEIVNPGQDLTKWNMIIAGFTVAFTAPTYYGAEVMVKTHISRLGNSSFDILQSCWQQGKKTAEATTTMVHYNYQTEKSEPLAELVRQQLAALTGPV, via the coding sequence GTGACAGACACTCAATTTAGCATGACCCTCAAACCGCGCTTTTGTGAAACCGACGCATTAGGACACATTAACAACACGGTTATTCCTGTGTGGTTTGAAGCGGCTCGTGAGCCCATTTTTGAAATCGTAAATCCAGGCCAAGATTTAACTAAGTGGAACATGATCATTGCTGGTTTTACTGTCGCCTTTACCGCGCCAACGTATTATGGCGCGGAAGTTATGGTTAAAACGCATATTAGCCGTTTAGGCAATAGCAGCTTCGATATATTACAAAGCTGTTGGCAGCAAGGTAAAAAAACCGCTGAAGCGACCACCACCATGGTTCACTACAATTACCAAACTGAAAAAAGCGAGCCACTTGCTGAGCTTGTACGTCAGCAATTGGCAGCGTTAACGGGTCCGGTTTAA
- a CDS encoding GNAT family N-acetyltransferase gives MSNQEAVTVQHQVDRHRFVVVTQGAEAVLEYHLDGQSIDFQRTFVPPALRGQGIAEKLVRTGLAWAKTENFNINTSCSYVVKFIR, from the coding sequence ATGAGCAACCAAGAAGCTGTAACAGTGCAACATCAAGTCGATCGACATCGTTTTGTGGTCGTCACTCAAGGGGCTGAAGCCGTGCTCGAATACCACTTAGATGGTCAAAGTATCGATTTCCAGCGCACCTTTGTCCCACCGGCTTTACGCGGCCAAGGTATTGCTGAAAAATTAGTTCGTACTGGGCTGGCGTGGGCTAAAACGGAAAATTTTAACATCAATACCAGCTGCAGCTATGTGGTCAAATTTATACGTTAA
- the hutI gene encoding imidazolonepropionase: protein MSWDQVWIDVNVATMDTNIQGAYGVIHQAAIAVKDGKIAWVGPRSELPEFDVLATPVYRGKGGWITPGLIDAHTHLVFAGNRAHEFEQRLQGATYAEIARAGGGIISTVNACRDADEAELFELGRQRLNALAREGVTTVEIKSGYGLNTETELKLLRVARELGEHHHIDVCTTFLGAHAIPPEYKDNADAYIDLVINDMLPAVIAENLADAVDVFCENIAFSLEQTERVLTAAKQAGLQIKLHAEQLTNMGGSALAAKLGAKSVDHIEFLDEAGVKAISESGTCATLLPGAFYFLRETQLPPIELLRQYKVPMVIASDFNPGSSPICSTLLMLNMACTLFRLTPEEALQGVTINAAKSLGIDNHLGSIAVGKQADFCLWDITTPAQLAYAYGVNPCKTVVKKGQVIALPH from the coding sequence ATGTCGTGGGATCAAGTGTGGATTGATGTAAACGTGGCCACCATGGATACCAATATCCAAGGGGCTTACGGCGTAATACATCAAGCGGCCATTGCAGTAAAAGACGGTAAAATTGCTTGGGTTGGCCCGCGCAGTGAACTACCTGAGTTTGATGTACTGGCAACACCTGTTTACAGAGGCAAAGGCGGCTGGATCACGCCGGGGCTCATTGATGCACACACCCACTTAGTCTTTGCCGGTAATCGTGCCCACGAATTTGAACAGCGTTTACAAGGTGCGACTTACGCCGAAATCGCTCGCGCAGGTGGCGGTATTATCTCAACGGTTAATGCGTGTCGTGATGCCGATGAAGCCGAACTCTTTGAACTGGGCCGACAACGCTTAAACGCCCTAGCCAGAGAAGGCGTCACCACAGTTGAAATTAAATCAGGCTATGGCTTGAACACCGAAACCGAACTTAAATTACTTCGCGTAGCGCGTGAACTCGGCGAGCATCATCATATTGACGTCTGCACCACCTTTTTAGGCGCCCATGCTATCCCGCCAGAATATAAAGATAATGCCGATGCGTACATCGACCTCGTCATCAATGACATGCTCCCCGCGGTAATCGCTGAAAACCTTGCTGATGCTGTGGATGTCTTTTGTGAAAATATCGCCTTTAGTCTTGAGCAAACGGAGCGAGTATTAACCGCAGCTAAACAAGCAGGATTACAGATAAAACTGCATGCCGAGCAATTAACCAACATGGGCGGTAGCGCCTTAGCCGCCAAGCTTGGGGCTAAATCAGTCGATCATATTGAGTTTTTAGACGAAGCTGGCGTTAAAGCCATTAGTGAAAGCGGTACCTGCGCAACCTTGTTACCAGGGGCATTTTACTTTTTACGCGAAACCCAATTACCGCCAATTGAATTATTGCGCCAATACAAGGTACCTATGGTGATTGCCAGCGATTTTAATCCGGGGTCATCGCCTATTTGCTCAACCTTATTAATGCTCAATATGGCCTGTACGCTATTTAGATTAACCCCAGAAGAAGCCTTACAAGGTGTGACCATTAATGCAGCAAAATCCTTAGGCATCGACAATCACCTTGGCAGTATCGCAGTCGGCAAACAAGCTGACTTCTGCTTGTGGGATATCACCACACCAGCACAATTGGCTTACGCATACGGGGTTAATCCGTGCAAAACCGTGGTCAAAAAAGGTCAGGTAATTGCCCTACCGCATTAA